One Nostoc sp. UHCC 0302 DNA window includes the following coding sequences:
- a CDS encoding amino acid adenylation domain-containing protein, with protein sequence MRKIVINSTQSIDDSSALTEQELHKILFEWNDTKVDYPKHLCIHQLFEAQVEKTPHSIAVVFKEEQLTYQELNHRANKIAHYLQSLGVKPEVLVGICVERSLEIIIGMLGILKAGGAYVPLDPTYPKERLSFMLSDSQVQVVLTQEKFVEELTASGAKLVCLNDKESFHREGNENLSSGVALENLAYVIYTSGSTGTPKGVLIQHQGVCNLIQAQIKLFDVQQNSRVLQFASFSFDASVWEIFMALCSGASLYLGTQDSLRPGTDLMQFLREQSITQVTLPPTALAALPKEELPNLQNIIVAGEACNPKLIAEWAKGRRFFNAYGPTESTVCATVAEYTGGTQLTIGRAIANTQVYILDQDQQLVPIGTAGELYIGGDGLARGYLNRPELTKEKFIPHPFEKAEGSRLYKTGDLARFLPDGNIEFLGRIDHQVKIRGFRIELGEVEALLSQYPDVEQAVVIAREDIPGDKRLVAYIVPNQIDVSVTTLKRFLQEKLPNYMVPAVFIILDSLPLTPNGKVDRQNLPACDRSRPELEETFIAPRNFTEETLFSIWAELLGLEQIGIYDNFFNLGGHSLIAVQMLSRIREGFQVELFFHHIFANPTIAGLAGLIEQHSHLKQQLQRPAMQPISRTGYLPASFAQERVYFIQEVAPESTAYQAQVTLRFTGKLNVAALEQCLSEIVRRHEIFRTTFPAVDGRLFQVIHPAEAISLAVVDLQTFPESEQEAESQRLFDAEVQKPFYLDKLPLVRWLLLKLSDQDHLLIHIEHHMVHDGWSFNNVFLNEFLELYQAFCLGNHSPLPELTFQFADYAHWQREWVKSQEAKAQLAYWQQQLSGSPPLLELPYDRPRPAEQTYNGAQVRVELPISLCESLRVLSRQEGITLFMTTLATFLVMLRRYTGQDDLCVGTAVANRRMRETEKLIGMIVNNLVLRTDLSGNPTFRELLDRVRQVSLEAFANEDLPFDKVVEVLKPVRNLSYNPLFQVMFSFHDSPRPDLTLPELNIKTNVALSNKSTKFDLDVVLIPQHGGEKGISVIWEYNTDLFDAATIQQMAEQYQTLLEGIVANPEQRVSELSLLTQTQQQLLVEWNQTHREYPSQECVHELFAAQVELTPNAVAIQQEGQQLTYRELSDRANQVAHYLQSLGVKSETLVGICVERSLEMIVGLLGILKAGGAYVPLDPAYPQERLADILEDTQLSILLTQERFEDKLPDYAGKTICLDTDWEIIAQHSTANPTSNVQPHNLAYIIYTSGSTGKPKGVMIEHQSLMNFVITAMHEYGINASDKILQFASICFDTSIEEILPCLSVGATLVLRTGEMLHSSDEFWRCCREWQLTVLDLPTAYWHQLVAELTSEDSRIPESLRMVIIGGEEAQLEKVKRWHSSIAHFSHPPQLLNSYGPTEATVITTLNPLTPAATSVSIGRPISNVQVYILDQYLQPVPIGVPGELHIGGAGLARGYWQRPELTAEKFIENSESDRLYKTGDLARFRADGNLEYLGRVDNQVKIRGFRIELGEIEAVLRQHPQVLQAVVIAREDIPGQKRLVAYVVPQQMESTVGTQGLAPLLRDFLKHKLPNYMIPAAFVLLETLPMTPNRKVDYRALPAPDLSQSAEDNFVAPQTLTEERLAAIWSEILRLKQVGIHDNFFELGGDSILSIQVISRANQAGIQIAPKQLFKYQTIAELAAVAGITRQVKAEQGLVTGSVALTPIQQWFFEQNLPEPDYFNQSALLEVPPDLQPELLQQVVQQLLVHHDALRLRFVQEGENWQQFNYELRITLAKRGVAHYELFSVINLSHLSVEEQQTAMKAADVELQASLNLSTGAIARVVLFRLGNDQPGRLLFIIHHLAVDGISWRILLEDLATAYQQISRGEAIKLPPKTTSFQYWSDRLTEYAKSKAIKDELDYWLSESSLKVTALPVDYHFDSAQYKPSGEEDNTIASTASVSLSLTEEQTRALLQDVPSAYNTQINDVLLTALAQSFAQWTGERSLLVDLEGHGREDLFEDVDLSRTVGWFTTLFPVHLQLEEVDHPGEVLKLVKEQLRRIPNRGIGYGVLRYLHPDDTIRTKLQDLPQAQVSFNYLGQFDQVLKASAVLGLAQEFKAQQSLLNQRSHLLGVSGFIRAGRLEMTWAYSEKIHKRETIEHLAFRFMEALRSLITHCQSPDAIGHTPSDFSAARLSQKQLDKFLTKIKKNKTK encoded by the coding sequence ATGAGAAAAATTGTAATTAACTCTACTCAATCTATTGATGATTCTTCTGCTTTAACTGAGCAGGAATTACATAAAATATTATTTGAATGGAATGATACAAAGGTAGATTATCCCAAGCATCTATGTATACATCAGCTATTTGAAGCACAAGTAGAAAAAACTCCACACAGTATCGCTGTTGTGTTCAAGGAGGAACAACTAACTTATCAAGAGTTGAACCACCGAGCCAATAAAATAGCACATTATCTACAAAGTTTGGGTGTAAAACCAGAGGTGCTGGTAGGAATTTGCGTTGAGCGATCGCTAGAAATAATTATAGGAATGTTGGGCATCCTCAAGGCGGGTGGAGCTTATGTGCCGCTAGATCCAACCTATCCTAAAGAGCGTCTATCGTTCATGCTCTCAGATTCACAAGTCCAGGTGGTGTTAACCCAAGAAAAATTCGTTGAAGAGTTGACTGCAAGCGGGGCAAAGTTGGTTTGTCTGAATGATAAGGAATCTTTTCACAGAGAGGGCAACGAGAATCTTAGTAGTGGGGTTGCACTAGAAAATCTGGCTTATGTAATTTATACATCAGGGTCAACAGGAACACCCAAAGGCGTGCTGATTCAGCATCAAGGCGTGTGTAATCTAATCCAGGCACAAATAAAACTGTTTGATGTACAGCAAAACAGCCGTGTTCTCCAGTTTGCTTCTTTCAGCTTTGATGCTTCAGTTTGGGAAATTTTCATGGCTCTGTGTTCAGGAGCTAGCCTTTACCTGGGAACTCAAGATTCCTTGCGCCCAGGAACAGATTTAATGCAATTTTTGCGCGAGCAATCAATAACTCAGGTAACACTACCACCCACAGCGCTAGCAGCGTTACCAAAAGAGGAATTGCCCAACTTGCAAAACATTATCGTCGCCGGAGAAGCTTGTAATCCGAAGCTGATAGCTGAATGGGCAAAAGGGCGGCGCTTCTTTAATGCTTACGGCCCAACGGAATCGACAGTCTGTGCCACAGTAGCAGAATATACTGGCGGCACTCAACTGACGATTGGTCGAGCGATCGCCAACACTCAGGTATATATTCTCGATCAAGATCAGCAACTAGTTCCGATTGGTACTGCTGGCGAATTGTATATTGGTGGCGATGGCTTGGCTAGAGGCTACTTGAACCGCCCAGAATTAACCAAAGAAAAATTTATTCCGCATCCCTTTGAGAAAGCAGAAGGGAGTAGATTATACAAAACTGGCGATTTAGCCCGCTTCTTACCAGATGGCAACATTGAATTTTTGGGGCGAATCGATCATCAGGTGAAGATTCGCGGCTTCCGTATTGAACTGGGAGAAGTTGAAGCGCTTTTGAGTCAATACCCTGATGTAGAGCAAGCAGTGGTAATCGCCCGTGAAGACATCCCTGGTGATAAGCGCCTCGTAGCCTATATTGTCCCTAACCAAATTGATGTGAGCGTCACTACCCTCAAACGCTTTCTTCAAGAAAAACTGCCTAACTATATGGTTCCGGCAGTCTTTATAATCCTAGACTCCTTGCCCCTTACTCCTAATGGTAAAGTTGATCGTCAAAATCTTCCAGCGTGCGATCGCTCACGCCCTGAGCTTGAAGAAACCTTTATCGCACCTCGTAACTTTACTGAAGAAACACTCTTCAGCATCTGGGCTGAGTTATTGGGACTTGAGCAGATAGGAATCTATGACAACTTTTTCAATTTGGGCGGTCATTCCTTAATAGCAGTTCAGATGCTTTCCCGCATCCGCGAAGGTTTCCAAGTCGAGTTATTCTTTCACCACATTTTTGCCAATCCTACCATAGCGGGTCTAGCTGGGCTGATTGAACAGCACAGCCACCTCAAACAACAGTTGCAACGTCCTGCTATGCAACCAATTTCACGCACAGGATACTTGCCTGCTTCCTTTGCTCAAGAGCGAGTATATTTCATTCAAGAAGTAGCTCCTGAAAGTACTGCCTATCAAGCTCAAGTAACTCTGCGATTTACCGGAAAACTGAATGTAGCAGCATTAGAGCAGTGCCTGAGCGAGATTGTCCGACGGCATGAAATCTTCCGCACGACTTTTCCGGCAGTAGATGGACGGTTATTTCAGGTAATCCATCCAGCCGAAGCAATCAGCTTAGCAGTGGTAGACCTCCAGACATTTCCTGAGTCTGAGCAAGAAGCAGAAAGTCAGCGCCTATTTGACGCAGAGGTGCAAAAGCCCTTCTACTTAGATAAACTGCCGTTAGTCAGGTGGTTATTGTTGAAGTTGAGCGACCAAGACCATCTTTTGATCCACATCGAACATCACATGGTTCATGATGGCTGGTCTTTCAACAATGTGTTCTTGAATGAGTTCCTGGAACTTTATCAAGCCTTCTGTTTGGGTAATCATTCACCACTACCGGAATTAACATTCCAGTTTGCAGATTATGCCCATTGGCAGCGAGAGTGGGTTAAAAGCCAGGAAGCCAAAGCTCAATTAGCTTATTGGCAGCAACAGTTATCTGGTAGTCCGCCTCTGCTGGAATTACCCTATGACCGCCCGCGCCCAGCAGAACAAACTTACAACGGCGCTCAAGTCAGGGTAGAGTTGCCCATTAGCTTATGCGAATCTTTGAGAGTCCTCAGCCGTCAAGAGGGAATCACCTTATTCATGACGACGCTGGCAACTTTTTTAGTAATGTTGCGCCGCTACACCGGACAGGACGATCTCTGTGTGGGGACAGCTGTTGCCAATCGGCGGATGCGCGAGACAGAAAAATTAATTGGCATGATTGTTAATAATTTGGTTTTACGCACCGATTTGTCTGGGAATCCCACATTTCGCGAGTTACTAGATCGAGTCCGCCAAGTCAGTCTGGAAGCCTTTGCTAACGAGGATTTACCCTTCGATAAGGTCGTAGAGGTTCTCAAGCCAGTACGGAACCTGAGTTATAATCCCCTGTTTCAAGTGATGTTCAGTTTCCATGATTCTCCCCGTCCAGACTTAACTCTCCCAGAGTTGAACATCAAAACAAATGTAGCCCTCAGCAACAAATCAACAAAGTTTGATCTTGATGTAGTTCTGATCCCGCAACATGGTGGGGAAAAAGGAATTAGTGTTATTTGGGAATACAACACCGATTTATTCGACGCTGCTACAATCCAACAGATGGCAGAGCAGTATCAAACTTTACTAGAGGGGATTGTAGCTAACCCAGAGCAACGAGTTTCAGAATTATCACTGCTAACGCAGACTCAGCAGCAATTACTGGTCGAGTGGAATCAGACTCACAGGGAATATCCGTCTCAGGAATGTGTCCATGAGTTATTTGCGGCTCAGGTGGAGTTAACTCCCAATGCTGTAGCTATTCAGCAAGAAGGTCAACAGTTAACTTACCGCGAATTGAGCGATCGCGCCAATCAAGTAGCCCACTATCTGCAAAGTTTGGGAGTCAAATCAGAAACCTTAGTCGGTATCTGCGTTGAGCGTTCTTTGGAGATGATTGTTGGTTTACTCGGAATTCTCAAAGCGGGGGGTGCTTACGTTCCCCTCGATCCAGCTTATCCTCAAGAGCGACTGGCTGATATTCTCGAAGATACGCAACTGAGCATTCTGCTAACTCAAGAAAGATTTGAGGACAAACTACCAGATTATGCTGGAAAAACAATCTGTTTAGATACGGATTGGGAAATAATTGCTCAACACAGTACAGCCAATCCTACTAGTAACGTTCAGCCCCATAACCTCGCCTACATTATTTACACCTCTGGTTCCACAGGTAAACCCAAGGGGGTGATGATTGAACATCAGTCATTGATGAATTTTGTCATCACTGCTATGCATGAATATGGAATTAATGCAAGCGATAAAATTCTGCAATTTGCATCTATCTGTTTTGATACATCTATTGAAGAAATCTTACCTTGTCTTTCGGTCGGCGCAACATTAGTACTGCGAACCGGAGAAATGCTGCACTCCAGCGATGAATTTTGGCGGTGTTGCCGAGAATGGCAGTTAACTGTTTTGGATCTTCCCACAGCTTACTGGCATCAGTTAGTAGCAGAACTTACCTCTGAAGATTCCCGAATTCCCGAAAGTCTCAGAATGGTGATTATTGGCGGAGAAGAAGCTCAACTCGAAAAAGTGAAGCGCTGGCACAGTAGTATTGCTCACTTCTCCCATCCACCCCAATTACTTAATAGTTACGGGCCAACGGAAGCAACGGTTATAACTACCTTAAATCCCTTAACCCCAGCAGCCACCTCTGTTAGCATTGGACGACCCATCAGTAATGTTCAAGTTTATATTCTGGATCAATATCTGCAACCTGTACCTATAGGAGTTCCCGGAGAACTGCACATTGGCGGAGCCGGATTAGCTAGAGGATATTGGCAACGTCCTGAACTTACGGCGGAAAAATTTATCGAGAATTCCGAATCTGATCGCCTTTATAAAACAGGGGATTTAGCACGATTTCGCGCAGATGGCAACCTAGAATATCTTGGTCGAGTTGACAATCAGGTGAAGATTCGTGGCTTCCGCATTGAGTTGGGAGAAATTGAGGCAGTGCTACGTCAACACCCACAAGTGTTGCAAGCTGTGGTTATTGCCCGTGAAGATATCCCCGGACAAAAGCGACTCGTGGCTTATGTTGTTCCACAGCAGATGGAATCGACTGTAGGGACGCAAGGCCTTGCACCTCTACTACGCGATTTCCTCAAACATAAACTACCGAACTACATGATTCCGGCGGCGTTTGTGCTACTGGAAACGCTACCAATGACACCTAACCGCAAGGTAGATTATCGCGCTCTCCCAGCCCCCGACCTCTCCCAAAGCGCAGAAGATAACTTTGTTGCGCCCCAAACCCTTACAGAAGAGAGATTAGCGGCAATTTGGTCGGAAATTTTAAGACTAAAACAAGTCGGCATCCACGATAACTTCTTTGAACTGGGCGGCGACTCTATCCTCAGCATTCAGGTAATTTCCCGTGCCAATCAAGCGGGTATCCAAATTGCCCCTAAACAGCTATTTAAGTACCAAACCATTGCTGAGTTAGCTGCCGTGGCAGGTATCACTCGCCAAGTAAAAGCTGAACAAGGGTTAGTAACTGGCTCTGTGGCGCTGACACCCATCCAACAGTGGTTTTTCGAGCAGAATTTGCCCGAACCTGATTACTTTAACCAATCAGCCCTGCTAGAAGTGCCGCCAGACTTGCAACCAGAGCTATTGCAGCAAGTCGTGCAACAATTGTTAGTGCATCACGATGCTTTGCGTCTGCGGTTTGTTCAAGAAGGCGAAAACTGGCAGCAGTTTAATTACGAATTACGAATTACGTTAGCGAAGCGGGGCGTAGCCCATTACGAATTATTTAGCGTCATCAATTTGTCGCACCTGTCGGTAGAAGAACAACAAACAGCGATGAAAGCGGCCGATGTGGAACTCCAAGCTAGTTTGAATTTATCTACCGGAGCGATCGCACGAGTGGTGTTGTTTAGGTTGGGCAATGATCAACCTGGACGCTTACTGTTCATCATCCATCACTTAGCAGTAGATGGAATCTCCTGGCGGATTTTGCTCGAAGACTTGGCTACGGCTTACCAGCAAATCAGCCGTGGCGAAGCGATTAAACTACCACCTAAGACAACTTCCTTTCAATATTGGAGCGATCGCCTCACAGAATACGCAAAATCAAAGGCGATTAAAGATGAACTAGATTACTGGCTAAGTGAGTCTAGCTTGAAAGTGACCGCCTTGCCAGTAGATTATCACTTCGACTCCGCTCAGTACAAGCCTTCAGGTGAAGAGGACAACACCATAGCCTCAACTGCTTCTGTGTCACTTTCTTTAACTGAAGAACAGACCCGCGCCCTTTTGCAGGATGTACCCTCTGCCTACAACACTCAAATTAATGATGTGCTGTTGACTGCCCTAGCGCAAAGCTTTGCTCAATGGACGGGAGAACGTTCCCTGCTTGTTGATTTAGAGGGACATGGACGGGAAGACTTGTTTGAAGATGTGGATTTGTCGCGGACTGTAGGCTGGTTTACTACTTTATTCCCCGTTCATTTACAGCTAGAAGAAGTTGACCATCCAGGAGAAGTTTTAAAGTTAGTTAAAGAACAACTGCGGCGCATCCCCAACCGGGGTATAGGCTATGGTGTGTTGCGATATTTGCACCCGGATGACACAATCCGCACGAAATTACAGGATTTACCCCAAGCACAAGTAAGTTTTAACTACCTTGGTCAATTCGATCAGGTGCTGAAGGCATCTGCTGTATTGGGTTTGGCTCAAGAATTCAAAGCCCAACAGAGTTTACTTAATCAGCGCAGCCACCTGTTAGGAGTAAGCGGATTCATTCGTGCAGGAAGGCTGGAAATGACCTGGGCTTACAGCGAGAAAATTCATAAACGAGAAACCATTGAGCATTTGGCCTTTAGGTTTATGGAGGCATTGCGATCGCTCATTACCCACTGTCAATCTCCTGATGCGATCGGTCATACACCTTCAGACTTCTCAGCAGCCAGACTCAGCCAAAAACAGCTTGACAAATTCCTGACCAAAATCAAAAAAAATAAAACGAAGTAG
- a CDS encoding aconitase/3-isopropylmalate dehydratase large subunit family protein has protein sequence MSKANNVLHLGDDINTDDIIPANRATNDHPDRLKHYALEHIIGEGELLKYDVIEAGENFGCGSSREVAPIALQAAGIKKIRARSFAEIFYRNSINIGLSLEILGEKQENPVVDAIAAVGGLMSFNQLRRQGKITTPRSLTPTRPMTLVEKLLAKASGNSYVQPGEVVFAQVDLALSHDAVAGPVAKTFYKQYGEGAKLWDSQKVVLVADHFIQVNDIRADNGANLMYEQMIEFAKVQGCHLFDVVSPGEAAGICHVLLPEKGFVRPGMVIAGTDSHTCTYGALGAFSTGVGTTDMANIYATGDMWIRVPPTLVFELSGTLPPKISAKDIILFILGKIGCAGATSKVMEFRGSILAQLPFDERLTLANMAVECGAICGLIVPDEVTREYVKNRSLQEFEEIIGDADAEYERVYQFDLSNLEPQVARPPKPDQVVAISQLEDIAITKAFIGSCTGGKLYDLAQAAEVLKGRQLADGVNLFIVPATIEIREQAQELGYLDIFEQAGAQILKTGCGACINSGLGVLVKEETGIYATNRNFKGRSGDPTGKNYLASPRTVAISAVNGKISDRFD, from the coding sequence ATGAGTAAGGCAAATAACGTTTTGCACCTTGGAGATGATATCAATACCGATGATATTATTCCTGCCAATCGAGCGACCAATGATCACCCCGATCGCTTAAAACACTATGCTTTAGAACATATTATTGGTGAAGGTGAACTGCTGAAATACGACGTGATTGAAGCAGGAGAAAATTTTGGGTGTGGTTCGAGTCGAGAAGTTGCCCCCATTGCCCTCCAAGCTGCGGGAATTAAAAAGATTCGGGCGCGATCGTTCGCCGAAATTTTTTATCGTAATAGCATCAATATTGGACTATCTCTAGAAATTCTGGGGGAGAAACAGGAAAATCCTGTAGTTGATGCGATCGCAGCAGTCGGTGGTTTAATGTCTTTTAATCAGCTGCGTCGTCAGGGAAAGATTACCACTCCTCGCAGCTTAACCCCGACCCGACCCATGACTTTAGTAGAAAAACTCCTGGCCAAAGCCTCTGGAAATTCCTATGTCCAGCCTGGAGAAGTGGTTTTTGCCCAAGTCGATTTAGCCTTATCTCATGATGCTGTGGCTGGGCCTGTGGCCAAGACATTTTATAAACAGTATGGAGAAGGGGCAAAGTTGTGGGACTCCCAAAAGGTGGTTTTGGTAGCCGATCACTTTATCCAAGTCAACGATATCCGTGCTGATAACGGAGCCAATCTGATGTATGAACAGATGATTGAGTTTGCGAAAGTCCAAGGATGCCACCTATTTGATGTGGTTTCCCCAGGCGAAGCAGCAGGCATCTGTCACGTTTTACTTCCGGAAAAAGGGTTTGTCCGGCCAGGAATGGTGATTGCTGGCACAGATTCTCATACCTGCACATACGGGGCATTGGGAGCCTTTTCCACAGGGGTAGGAACCACGGATATGGCTAATATTTATGCCACAGGAGATATGTGGATTCGTGTTCCTCCAACTCTTGTATTTGAGTTGTCTGGAACCTTGCCTCCTAAAATCAGTGCCAAAGATATTATCCTGTTTATCCTGGGAAAAATCGGCTGTGCTGGTGCTACTAGTAAAGTCATGGAATTTAGAGGGTCAATCCTGGCACAACTGCCCTTTGATGAACGGTTAACTCTAGCCAATATGGCTGTAGAGTGTGGTGCAATATGTGGTTTGATTGTTCCTGATGAGGTGACCCGTGAGTATGTAAAAAACCGTAGCTTACAAGAATTTGAAGAGATTATCGGTGATGCTGATGCTGAGTACGAAAGGGTTTATCAATTTGATCTCAGTAATTTGGAACCACAAGTTGCACGTCCTCCGAAACCAGATCAAGTAGTTGCCATTAGTCAGTTAGAAGACATTGCAATTACCAAAGCTTTTATTGGCTCTTGTACCGGGGGTAAACTCTACGATTTAGCTCAAGCAGCCGAAGTTTTGAAAGGTCGCCAACTGGCAGACGGTGTAAATTTGTTTATTGTACCTGCAACCATTGAAATTAGAGAACAAGCCCAAGAGTTGGGTTATCTCGACATTTTTGAACAAGCAGGGGCGCAGATTCTCAAGACAGGTTGTGGGGCTTGTATCAATTCTGGACTTGGGGTTTTGGTAAAAGAAGAAACAGGGATTTATGCAACCAATCGCAATTTTAAAGGACGTAGTGGCGATCCAACGGGCAAAAATTATTTAGCCTCACCAAGAACAGTAGCTATCTCTGCTGTAAATGGAAAAATTAGCGATCGCTTTGATTGA
- the leuB gene encoding 3-isopropylmalate dehydrogenase → MGFLSKPSYRIVAIPGEGIGPEVVEASLKILQHVAKIEGFTLQVDYGWLGATAFEEFGSYFPQATAELCDGADGIVFGAVSQGGLLELRKHFDFFCNLRPISSVKSLLHKSSLRSEKIQGVDILVVRELVSGIYFGPSGRSSDEQGNYGYHTMRYYDEEIRRIARKALEQAQYRRGLLTVAHKENALPHLPWTRLVQEEATQFPGVTVEPMLVDNLAMQMVLNPQRFDVILAGNLFGDILSDIGGALVGSIGLLGSASLNANGFGLYEAIHGTAPDIAGKGIANPLGTLAACILMLQQWGEVQAAQRIIAAQDRILAKGYRTADLFTQGEEILVNTATLINLLLEELSVVQHSQLGVLHA, encoded by the coding sequence ATGGGGTTTTTAAGTAAGCCATCTTATCGAATCGTCGCTATTCCTGGGGAAGGAATTGGGCCAGAAGTTGTAGAAGCTTCCTTAAAAATTCTGCAACACGTCGCTAAAATTGAAGGATTTACCTTGCAGGTAGACTATGGCTGGCTTGGTGCAACTGCCTTTGAGGAATTTGGTAGTTACTTCCCTCAAGCCACTGCCGAACTGTGCGATGGAGCCGATGGTATTGTATTTGGTGCGGTTAGCCAAGGTGGACTATTAGAACTCCGAAAGCACTTCGACTTTTTTTGCAATCTTCGCCCGATCAGTAGCGTTAAAAGCCTCCTGCATAAATCTAGCCTTCGGTCAGAGAAAATTCAAGGAGTCGACATTCTTGTCGTTCGAGAACTGGTCAGTGGCATCTATTTTGGCCCGTCTGGACGTTCCTCAGATGAACAAGGAAATTACGGCTACCATACGATGCGCTATTACGATGAAGAAATTCGTCGGATAGCTCGTAAGGCCTTAGAGCAAGCCCAATACCGCCGAGGACTACTCACCGTAGCCCACAAAGAAAACGCCTTACCTCATTTGCCTTGGACTCGTCTAGTTCAAGAAGAAGCTACACAGTTTCCAGGGGTTACCGTTGAGCCAATGCTGGTAGATAACTTAGCCATGCAAATGGTTCTGAATCCCCAAAGGTTTGATGTAATTTTGGCGGGTAATCTGTTTGGAGATATTCTCAGCGATATTGGCGGTGCATTAGTTGGCTCAATTGGCTTATTAGGATCGGCGAGTCTTAACGCTAATGGATTTGGTCTGTACGAAGCAATTCACGGTACAGCCCCAGACATTGCTGGCAAGGGAATTGCTAATCCTCTCGGAACCCTTGCAGCCTGTATTTTAATGCTTCAGCAATGGGGAGAAGTGCAGGCTGCTCAACGGATTATTGCAGCGCAGGACAGAATTTTAGCTAAGGGATACCGAACAGCTGATTTGTTTACCCAAGGAGAAGAAATTTTAGTTAACACTGCAACCTTAATTAACCTTTTGCTTGAAGAACTTTCAGTAGTACAACATTCTCAATTAGGAGTGCTTCATGCATGA